From a single Bacillus sp. NEB1478 genomic region:
- a CDS encoding O-antigen ligase family protein produces MKNFILAWIKKYFLEIGIFLCFVLPPVGITILLFTGWYSLHHVCKEGKKITLSPGLFLIICMFVSSIGAAAMMDNYSFFLVSALLLAYFGLYVRIKNEGVQKIFSAFKWITIFGGLYFYSLYPFQQTIMNHKVMSYFTGTALLGVSNVHDYQRLIGAGYNPNFSVAVLLFGLSFLLSDCVKNLRKAAYYKLGVKIAIVGLFIHAIILTGSKAGFASMFVIFLLFIFRFNKLWAMLLAFMMGLNMQLILNWMPRSEQLFESAGLRKEIWKHSFYIWQKHSLFGTTPLGFKKEYYHYFYEKIPHAHNILLGIFTEYGALGGIAFLIVVVINGYKVFSLYFSKQENKVYLDVFLFSLPVIILTGVFDYVLYSPQVALMAIILMACWDKYTERLTLLNPRMVDALKQQISTLFKTSKNKSHSKL; encoded by the coding sequence ATGAAAAACTTTATTCTAGCATGGATTAAAAAGTATTTTCTTGAAATAGGAATCTTTCTTTGTTTCGTTCTCCCGCCAGTCGGTATCACTATTTTATTGTTCACAGGCTGGTATTCGTTGCATCACGTATGTAAAGAAGGCAAAAAGATCACGCTATCGCCGGGCTTATTTTTAATCATTTGCATGTTTGTGTCATCAATAGGTGCTGCGGCAATGATGGATAATTATTCGTTTTTTCTCGTATCCGCGCTGCTCCTGGCCTACTTTGGGTTATACGTAAGGATTAAGAATGAAGGCGTTCAAAAAATATTTTCTGCATTTAAGTGGATCACGATATTTGGTGGTCTGTACTTTTATAGTTTATACCCATTTCAGCAGACTATCATGAATCATAAGGTGATGAGCTACTTTACAGGAACAGCTTTATTGGGTGTTTCTAATGTGCATGACTATCAAAGGCTGATTGGGGCAGGCTACAATCCTAACTTTTCAGTGGCTGTGCTGCTTTTCGGTTTATCCTTTCTTCTTTCTGATTGTGTGAAGAACTTGAGGAAAGCGGCTTATTATAAACTTGGGGTTAAGATTGCAATCGTAGGGCTGTTCATCCATGCCATCATTTTAACCGGCTCAAAGGCTGGATTTGCCAGTATGTTCGTTATTTTCCTGCTATTTATTTTCAGATTCAATAAATTATGGGCTATGTTACTTGCGTTTATGATGGGCTTGAATATGCAGCTTATCTTAAACTGGATGCCAAGGAGCGAGCAGCTTTTCGAATCCGCAGGTCTGCGAAAAGAAATATGGAAACATTCTTTTTATATTTGGCAAAAACATTCCTTGTTTGGGACGACGCCTTTAGGCTTTAAAAAGGAATACTATCATTATTTTTACGAAAAAATACCGCATGCTCACAACATTCTGCTCGGCATCTTTACCGAATATGGCGCGCTTGGAGGAATTGCTTTTCTTATCGTCGTCGTTATCAATGGCTACAAAGTGTTCTCTCTCTATTTCTCGAAGCAGGAGAATAAGGTGTATTTGGATGTGTTTCTGTTTTCCTTGCCGGTCATTATTCTTACGGGTGTATTCGACTATGTCCTCTACTCACCACAGGTCGCATTGATGGCGATCATCTTAATGGCTTGCTGGGATAAGTACACGGAAAGACTGACTCTGCTGAATCCGAGAATGGTAGATGCTCTTAAACAGCAGATAAGTACACTATTTAAAACCTCAAAAAATAAAAGTCATTCAAAATTATAA